A genomic segment from Haloplanus salinus encodes:
- a CDS encoding HNH endonuclease, with the protein MFGRRSGINSKYDDPSSHDGKYPPDWDARRKAVYERDNYTCQECGRRSGPHAGDGGATLHAHHLISLRDGGWHHLANLVTVCQYCHDGIHGHPTGSQYDEGEHNALRVLRVVGRVALRILRRVIR; encoded by the coding sequence ATGTTTGGGCGTCGTTCCGGAATCAACTCGAAATACGACGATCCCAGCAGTCACGACGGGAAGTATCCGCCTGACTGGGACGCTCGCCGGAAGGCCGTCTACGAACGCGATAACTACACGTGTCAAGAGTGTGGGCGACGGAGTGGACCTCACGCCGGCGACGGCGGGGCGACTCTCCACGCGCACCACCTAATCTCACTCCGTGACGGCGGGTGGCATCATCTGGCGAACCTCGTGACGGTCTGTCAGTACTGTCACGACGGTATCCACGGCCACCCGACCGGGAGTCAGTACGATGAGGGCGAACACAATGCCCTGCGGGTCCTCCGAGTAGTCGGCAGAGTGGCTCTCCGCATTCTCAGGCGTGTGATTCGGTAG
- a CDS encoding DNA-binding protein translates to MATSDSQSQQGATVPDREVAKLAFAAEVNEATYTFKTSQDERAPVYVALPTGVRANRVCVMGTITDVEDVGTDDQEYLRVRVVDPTGTFWVYAGQYQHEALKKLKKIQPPEFLAVIGKPRTYKTDDGAINVSLVPEDVGVVDISTRDIWVFEAARRTLERVESARETSPKVAALAREQYGHDGSYFAYVAAFALQNLLDGDESATELDAETIEERLEEAEAKGDDVDGEELEQEALIED, encoded by the coding sequence ATGGCAACAAGCGACTCTCAATCACAGCAGGGGGCAACAGTCCCAGATCGTGAGGTTGCGAAGCTCGCCTTCGCGGCCGAGGTGAACGAAGCGACATACACGTTCAAGACCTCGCAAGACGAGCGTGCCCCGGTTTACGTTGCCCTTCCCACCGGAGTGCGAGCGAACCGAGTGTGTGTCATGGGAACGATCACGGACGTCGAGGATGTCGGAACCGACGACCAGGAGTACCTTCGAGTGCGTGTCGTCGACCCGACTGGGACGTTCTGGGTGTACGCCGGGCAGTACCAGCATGAGGCACTCAAGAAATTAAAGAAGATTCAGCCACCCGAGTTCCTCGCGGTCATCGGCAAGCCCCGGACGTACAAGACCGACGACGGAGCGATTAATGTCTCACTTGTCCCCGAGGACGTCGGTGTCGTCGACATCAGTACGCGCGATATCTGGGTATTCGAGGCAGCGCGGCGAACACTCGAGCGTGTCGAGTCGGCGCGGGAGACCTCCCCTAAGGTAGCCGCACTCGCTCGCGAACAGTACGGCCATGATGGGTCGTACTTCGCGTATGTCGCGGCGTTCGCGCTCCAGAACCTCCTCGATGGTGACGAATCTGCGACGGAGCTCGACGCGGAGACGATCGAGGAGCGTCTTGAGGAAGCCGAAGCCAAGGGTGATGACGTCGACGGCGAAGAGCTGGAACAGGAAGCATTGATCGAGGACTAA
- a CDS encoding homing endonuclease associated repeat-containing protein, with translation MGGLVDYDYDFFDEYQSDVLADLPSIEQLIRLDDEVANKVTMPRYEGPVDPIEWKFLEKYYSSLFADFITDRIQGIVDTEPIETNRDRFHGFREDIVSLNQNLPAQRSAQTGVISKPAETVLLKRLRQLGFDPSALDVSHIGSGGGLYLLELFVTAAQQEALSDSELLTALLDEADSLGSMSKDAAMSRLHRPVLMVSLWDNQEKGLNKWLYNSRHGILEMATATGKTVAGIAAIAECCGVLPEDPDHEPRTDDAKIMIVAHSNAILKQWEQEIQEKLGLPMPAGQTGEQADRVSFSSGEVEFYTAQSLLPRYDRDLADQYDLVIYDEVHHYSNLDGYGAAIDRPNYRAAMGLSATIGDDGELKREQLTELLGDVVHTYGVEDARRDGIIPEFDWTVHPTPLDPYEREEWDEATESISDQFKHIRRSTATKRILKQIPVPFTELEDLGDFIRAHEAASMVFDDEDIPDEWSNLQATIHSRTWIRHRSQPKIEEAIELAKDYLEDPDQPVKLVIFAMDIDTADEIADQLGEVSDHVYRAHSQLETSSKKNNETVQRNINKFGKCENGVLVSPKMLDEGIDVPDAEVGINVAGTKTKLQLVQRMGRVLRKHGDQRPHFHHFIAMPDENYIAGLDSKEYVQELNWVRELGETIGVQPIIEEAGVDAELLERAEQRGHELWARDLLEDLEVETVQGNVNLEQLLDELTVEATEILLDELWLEGERVAQDDWEAAMETLRDSEALSVEGLQRVWWLFPIYRERPTELDELLTASLSALSEEASSGQQSQEGATANQEGTPTDGESADESTSGESDTPEQKSPSSTSEDDESHEETTSSQGPDSPEPPSSESTETESDPQVPEIEEEAGSDEAVGSASVFDVLGVGEPPSAISRRLQVDPSTDASLDETLLTSTGDGGLFSTGYLHQRSLQTYLLNGEEVIFLLASKRQAPDYTGQQLPDLNGHRAITVITPTRVLCVVGNDPENQAIQIRHEDVTSVDVQQAGQLFWKHRTIRIQTDDQTLTIPDGTDTDLEAAARYVRIAAYEERCAAGERLLECCDVVATSNGFTTVEGVLDAAKRQFQSAVEWGERYDLDTARAEAGVEFTNTCLERADRQVEFEESLTEAQRLVSDARTASINGEEDRAQQQYREAKSKLEAVLSASDEKWSSSVVEAKQLHAKLEEALAAERDSSGTEEKSSPETETATAEQSTGSDNHQPTQDDLIDELQTLTEDLGGAPKAPEMDDQGSYSTHEYYREFGSWNDALDAAGIDRRESLLTELERVAAEIGEVPSTTQIDEHSRYSSGMYADEFGTITAAREAADFASGEGSEQESQAHDSTDEPHGQPDDSATSPTPDSGPSRQALIDEIQRLDDGENLVPYASEMDSDGAYKSYDCLQEFGSWDEALEAAGIDKRERLLEELRRVRDELGHMPKTTDMNHHGRVSAGMYSNFFGSWTEATSLIDASEESTNETTESDLSPDTREESNSSPVLNGDRDSVLTWEDIPGNSRLPSSIAVQVKEKKRTRSDRVDGRYLVADLNGKEFELKVWQKHGLEIEWEVDTWYVLREARGTVWESDGEVRRLLDSTRDLAAIECGLEPPVEAKS, from the coding sequence ATGGGTGGACTGGTTGATTACGACTACGACTTTTTCGACGAATACCAGTCCGACGTCCTCGCTGATCTACCGTCCATAGAGCAACTCATTCGATTAGATGATGAGGTCGCAAATAAGGTCACGATGCCCCGATATGAGGGGCCTGTTGATCCGATCGAATGGAAATTCTTAGAAAAATATTACAGCAGCTTATTTGCAGACTTCATTACGGATCGCATTCAGGGCATCGTCGATACGGAACCCATCGAGACGAATCGGGACAGATTCCACGGATTCCGAGAGGACATTGTATCCTTAAATCAGAACCTCCCCGCACAGCGGTCAGCGCAAACAGGTGTGATTTCGAAGCCTGCAGAAACGGTCCTTCTCAAACGACTGCGACAGCTTGGCTTCGATCCGAGCGCGCTAGATGTCTCTCATATTGGGAGTGGTGGCGGTCTCTATCTGTTGGAGCTATTCGTGACCGCCGCCCAGCAAGAAGCACTGTCAGATTCAGAACTCCTGACAGCCCTCCTTGACGAAGCCGATTCGCTGGGCAGCATGAGTAAAGATGCGGCCATGTCCCGCCTGCATCGTCCTGTCCTGATGGTCTCCCTCTGGGATAACCAGGAAAAAGGGCTCAACAAATGGCTGTACAACAGCCGACACGGAATTCTCGAGATGGCGACGGCCACAGGGAAAACTGTGGCTGGAATCGCCGCCATCGCTGAATGCTGCGGCGTCCTTCCGGAGGACCCCGACCACGAACCACGAACTGACGACGCGAAAATCATGATCGTCGCCCATTCGAACGCGATCCTCAAACAGTGGGAGCAGGAGATACAGGAGAAGCTTGGCCTCCCGATGCCTGCCGGACAGACGGGTGAACAGGCAGACCGCGTGTCGTTTAGTAGTGGAGAAGTGGAGTTCTATACTGCACAGTCTCTCCTGCCACGATACGACCGGGATCTCGCCGACCAGTACGATCTCGTCATCTACGACGAAGTACACCACTACTCTAATTTAGATGGGTACGGGGCTGCCATCGACAGACCAAACTATCGGGCTGCGATGGGCCTTTCAGCAACGATCGGCGACGACGGTGAGCTGAAACGAGAGCAGCTTACCGAGCTGTTGGGTGATGTCGTCCACACGTATGGGGTCGAGGACGCTCGTCGCGACGGAATCATACCCGAATTCGACTGGACTGTACACCCAACGCCGCTCGACCCTTACGAACGGGAAGAGTGGGATGAGGCAACAGAGTCGATCTCCGACCAATTCAAGCACATCCGGCGGTCGACAGCAACCAAGCGGATTCTCAAACAGATTCCTGTCCCGTTTACCGAACTCGAAGACCTCGGAGACTTCATTCGCGCACACGAGGCTGCGTCGATGGTCTTCGACGACGAGGACATACCCGATGAATGGTCGAACCTCCAGGCGACGATTCATTCGCGAACCTGGATCCGCCACCGATCACAGCCGAAGATCGAAGAGGCAATCGAACTGGCGAAGGACTATCTCGAAGACCCAGACCAGCCTGTCAAGCTCGTCATCTTCGCGATGGACATCGACACGGCTGACGAAATCGCAGACCAACTCGGGGAGGTGTCCGATCACGTCTATCGGGCACACAGCCAGCTTGAGACCTCCTCCAAGAAGAACAACGAGACGGTCCAACGTAACATCAACAAGTTCGGGAAATGCGAGAATGGCGTACTCGTCTCTCCTAAGATGCTGGACGAGGGGATTGACGTCCCGGATGCGGAAGTCGGCATCAACGTCGCGGGGACCAAAACGAAGCTTCAGCTCGTACAGCGGATGGGACGGGTCCTCCGCAAACACGGCGATCAGCGGCCCCACTTCCACCATTTCATCGCCATGCCCGACGAGAACTACATTGCGGGGCTGGACTCGAAGGAGTATGTGCAGGAGCTCAACTGGGTTCGGGAGCTGGGGGAGACGATTGGGGTGCAGCCGATCATCGAGGAGGCCGGCGTCGACGCCGAGTTGCTGGAACGCGCCGAGCAGCGGGGACACGAACTCTGGGCCCGAGATCTGCTTGAGGATCTCGAGGTAGAGACCGTTCAGGGGAACGTCAATCTGGAACAGTTGCTTGATGAACTGACCGTCGAAGCGACAGAAATTCTGCTGGATGAGTTATGGCTGGAGGGGGAACGAGTGGCGCAGGATGACTGGGAAGCCGCGATGGAAACACTCCGTGACTCGGAAGCCCTCTCCGTCGAAGGCCTCCAGCGCGTCTGGTGGCTTTTCCCCATCTATCGAGAGCGACCGACGGAGTTGGACGAGCTATTGACAGCGTCGTTAAGCGCGCTCTCTGAGGAGGCGTCGTCGGGTCAGCAGTCACAAGAAGGAGCAACCGCCAACCAAGAAGGAACACCGACCGACGGCGAGTCAGCTGATGAGAGTACAAGTGGGGAGAGCGATACACCGGAGCAGAAGTCACCATCGTCGACGTCAGAAGACGACGAATCACATGAAGAGACAACTTCGTCTCAAGGCCCTGATTCGCCGGAGCCACCCAGTTCTGAATCGACAGAAACCGAGTCGGATCCACAGGTTCCTGAGATCGAGGAGGAGGCCGGCAGCGATGAGGCGGTTGGGAGTGCCAGCGTGTTTGACGTGCTGGGAGTCGGTGAGCCGCCCAGCGCTATTTCGAGACGGCTGCAAGTCGACCCTAGCACAGACGCATCCCTCGACGAAACCCTCCTGACGAGCACGGGCGACGGTGGCCTCTTCTCGACAGGCTATCTACACCAGCGATCGCTTCAAACCTACCTGCTGAATGGCGAAGAGGTAATCTTCCTGCTGGCATCGAAGCGCCAAGCTCCGGACTACACCGGCCAGCAGCTGCCAGATCTAAACGGGCATCGGGCGATTACTGTAATCACCCCCACGCGGGTGCTCTGCGTCGTCGGGAATGATCCTGAAAATCAAGCGATCCAGATCCGCCACGAGGACGTCACGAGTGTCGATGTTCAGCAGGCCGGCCAACTCTTCTGGAAGCATCGCACAATCCGAATCCAGACGGACGACCAGACGCTCACAATCCCCGACGGTACCGATACCGATCTCGAAGCTGCTGCGAGATACGTTCGCATCGCTGCGTACGAGGAACGGTGTGCCGCAGGCGAGCGGCTCCTCGAATGCTGCGACGTCGTCGCGACTAGTAACGGGTTCACTACAGTTGAGGGCGTGTTGGACGCAGCCAAGAGACAGTTCCAATCCGCTGTTGAATGGGGCGAGCGATACGATCTCGATACAGCGAGGGCGGAAGCCGGTGTGGAGTTCACCAACACCTGTCTCGAGAGAGCTGATCGGCAGGTAGAATTCGAGGAATCGCTCACAGAGGCTCAGCGACTCGTGAGTGATGCGCGCACAGCCTCGATAAACGGCGAGGAAGATCGGGCACAGCAGCAGTACCGTGAGGCGAAGTCGAAGCTTGAGGCGGTGCTGTCCGCCTCAGATGAGAAATGGAGTTCCTCGGTGGTGGAAGCCAAACAACTCCATGCGAAACTTGAGGAGGCTCTTGCGGCGGAACGCGACAGCAGTGGGACAGAGGAGAAATCGAGTCCTGAGACCGAGACAGCGACCGCTGAGCAGTCAACGGGGAGTGATAATCACCAACCCACGCAGGACGATCTCATCGACGAGCTCCAGACCTTGACAGAGGACCTCGGTGGCGCCCCAAAGGCACCAGAGATGGACGATCAAGGATCGTACTCGACTCACGAGTATTATCGGGAGTTTGGATCGTGGAACGATGCACTGGACGCTGCCGGTATCGATCGCAGGGAGTCGCTTCTCACTGAACTGGAGCGTGTTGCTGCTGAAATCGGAGAGGTTCCGTCGACCACTCAGATCGACGAACACAGTCGATACAGCTCCGGAATGTATGCCGACGAGTTTGGGACGATAACTGCAGCACGCGAAGCCGCCGACTTCGCCAGCGGTGAAGGTTCCGAACAGGAATCGCAAGCCCACGATTCGACCGATGAACCCCACGGTCAGCCTGACGACAGCGCCACGTCGCCCACCCCAGATTCTGGACCATCCCGACAGGCACTCATCGATGAGATTCAGCGTCTTGATGACGGTGAGAACCTCGTGCCGTACGCGTCGGAGATGGATTCTGACGGCGCGTACAAATCGTATGACTGTCTCCAAGAATTCGGCTCGTGGGATGAAGCGCTGGAAGCTGCGGGGATCGACAAGCGAGAGCGACTCCTTGAGGAACTCCGACGTGTTCGTGACGAACTCGGACATATGCCGAAAACGACGGATATGAACCATCACGGGCGAGTCTCCGCGGGAATGTACTCCAACTTCTTTGGATCGTGGACGGAAGCAACCTCCCTGATTGATGCGAGCGAAGAGTCGACTAACGAGACGACTGAGTCCGATCTATCTCCCGATACCAGAGAGGAATCAAATTCATCGCCCGTATTGAATGGTGACAGAGATTCCGTTCTCACCTGGGAGGATATCCCCGGGAACAGTCGGCTTCCGTCTTCGATCGCAGTTCAGGTGAAAGAGAAGAAACGGACCCGGTCAGATCGTGTAGATGGCCGGTATCTGGTCGCCGATCTCAACGGCAAAGAGTTCGAGCTCAAAGTCTGGCAAAAACACGGGCTCGAGATTGAGTGGGAAGTCGATACCTGGTATGTCCTGCGTGAGGCCAGAGGGACAGTCTGGGAGAGCGATGGCGAGGTACGCCGACTACTCGATAGCACGAGAGACCTGGCGGCGATCGAATGTGGATTAGAGCCACCGGTAGAAGCGAAATCGTGA
- a CDS encoding ATP-binding protein, translated as MYGLLFIPGFAALWLLKRPLYPPLGVSGLLFFVIALLLVGVNAFLPSTPGDAYSDALTVPLITGNVLAVIAGTYVATTLTDKRRNDQENERERARIPSGPTSPSSTRNTNMDRDPSPSSHEVNDAVVAQDVSTDGTPGTHSSTGSSPSEVQLRNLTYDWQHSSARFKDIGGYDDVKAYLERRVLEPLLAHRDGDDRFSRFSVEPESGIMLYGPPGTGKTMFARALAGELTVPFVELSPADVTSMWINESSDRVKTLFDEAKQIGSCVIFLDEAEHLFGAREYSGKGSHAEDRKVTSEFLAQLTHEDREAIVVAATNRPGDIDRAILRPGRLAAHFEIGLPDEEARTAILRTHLTDVPSSLSDAEYANLATHTAGMTGADLADLVDEARRNAADRDARVLTRDDFPSTEDLQVIATELEPETDDLPTVDDGDNDEDDPRDRDVAVRSKADDDGGSDDSAIGYQ; from the coding sequence GTGTACGGCCTGCTGTTCATCCCCGGATTCGCCGCCCTTTGGCTCCTCAAGCGACCGCTGTACCCCCCGCTCGGGGTGAGCGGATTGCTGTTTTTCGTCATAGCGCTCTTGCTCGTTGGGGTGAACGCTTTCCTCCCGAGCACGCCCGGCGACGCCTACTCGGACGCGCTCACGGTTCCGCTTATCACGGGGAATGTACTCGCCGTCATCGCCGGAACGTACGTTGCGACCACGCTGACGGACAAGCGGCGAAACGATCAGGAGAATGAGCGTGAGCGAGCACGAATCCCCTCCGGTCCAACTTCTCCCTCCTCGACCCGGAACACGAACATGGACAGGGATCCCAGTCCAAGCAGTCACGAGGTGAACGATGCTGTCGTCGCCCAGGACGTGTCTACCGACGGAACGCCGGGGACTCATTCCTCGACCGGGAGTAGCCCGTCCGAGGTACAGTTACGGAACTTGACGTACGACTGGCAGCACTCATCGGCGAGGTTCAAAGATATCGGCGGCTACGATGACGTGAAGGCCTATCTCGAACGCCGTGTTCTCGAGCCCCTCCTGGCGCATCGCGATGGGGATGACCGCTTCTCGCGGTTCAGTGTCGAACCTGAGAGCGGCATCATGTTGTATGGCCCGCCGGGAACGGGAAAGACGATGTTCGCGAGGGCGCTCGCTGGCGAACTCACTGTCCCGTTCGTCGAGCTCTCTCCAGCGGACGTGACGTCGATGTGGATCAACGAGAGCAGTGACCGGGTCAAGACGCTGTTTGACGAGGCAAAACAGATTGGGTCGTGTGTCATCTTCCTTGACGAAGCCGAACACCTGTTCGGAGCGCGCGAATACTCAGGGAAGGGTTCGCATGCTGAGGACCGGAAGGTGACCAGCGAATTTCTCGCGCAGCTCACTCACGAGGACCGTGAGGCTATCGTGGTTGCGGCGACGAACCGACCGGGTGATATCGACCGGGCGATCCTTCGACCGGGACGGTTGGCTGCACACTTTGAGATTGGCCTCCCGGACGAGGAAGCCCGCACCGCCATCCTCCGGACGCATTTAACCGATGTGCCGTCGTCGCTCTCGGATGCCGAGTACGCGAATCTCGCGACGCATACGGCTGGGATGACGGGAGCGGATCTCGCTGACCTCGTCGACGAGGCCCGACGGAACGCGGCTGACCGCGATGCTCGCGTTTTGACTCGTGACGACTTCCCATCGACTGAGGACCTCCAAGTAATAGCGACAGAGCTGGAACCCGAAACGGACGATCTCCCGACCGTCGACGACGGGGATAACGACGAGGACGACCCTCGAGATCGGGATGTCGCCGTCCGTTCGAAGGCAGATGATGACGGCGGGTCCGACGACTCGGCCATCGGCTACCAGTAG
- a CDS encoding replication factor A (Replication protein A protects and stabilize the intermediate ssDNA that is generated by the unwinding action of a DNA helicase at the replication fork. In addition, SSBs prevent the formation of secondary structures by single-stranded template DNA.), translating to MSTLREDAQSLYEQLAPHLPDDCADEYDIDALATLFDSYVNTYRVPRTQAFESVRGHVLKEVGIDTDAFWAAQRDSERGTTDDPLPLAECTTDNEWVTIRARVVELWEPQHESIHQVGLIGDESGRLKFTAWAKSDPPDIEEDTTYTFKDVVVEEYEGSYSVKINSRSEIIEHAHDSEEAVTDVGTMTTTHQGFFVAIQGQSGLIKRCSASDCTRVVSGGECSEHGTVDGEFDLRIKAVMDDGHTAQECLFTRGVTEEVTGINLEEAKELAADALDFTIVSDRFTDLLVGRRFTVEGPLLGRYLLVEEVEETPESAFLDGYEESVVELLAEHNYDGPGLTAASIEDLPRSSDAHAGGVGGD from the coding sequence ATGAGCACCCTCCGAGAAGATGCGCAGTCACTCTATGAGCAATTGGCTCCCCATCTGCCAGATGACTGCGCTGATGAGTATGACATCGACGCGCTCGCGACGCTCTTCGACTCCTACGTCAACACGTATCGAGTGCCGAGGACCCAGGCGTTCGAGAGTGTTCGAGGCCACGTTCTCAAAGAGGTGGGCATCGACACTGACGCGTTCTGGGCGGCTCAACGCGATAGTGAACGGGGAACGACCGACGATCCTCTCCCTCTTGCTGAGTGTACCACCGATAACGAGTGGGTCACAATTCGCGCGAGGGTCGTCGAACTATGGGAACCGCAGCACGAGTCTATTCATCAGGTCGGACTCATCGGCGATGAGAGCGGACGGCTCAAGTTTACCGCGTGGGCAAAGTCGGACCCACCAGACATCGAGGAGGACACGACCTACACGTTCAAAGACGTCGTCGTTGAGGAGTACGAAGGCTCCTACTCTGTGAAAATCAACTCGCGTAGCGAGATTATCGAGCACGCGCATGATAGTGAGGAAGCCGTGACAGATGTCGGGACGATGACCACGACCCACCAAGGATTCTTCGTCGCGATCCAGGGGCAGTCCGGGCTGATCAAGCGGTGTTCGGCCTCCGATTGTACTCGCGTCGTCTCGGGCGGTGAGTGCAGTGAACACGGCACCGTCGACGGCGAGTTCGACCTGCGTATCAAAGCGGTTATGGACGATGGGCACACGGCCCAGGAATGCCTGTTCACTCGTGGCGTCACCGAGGAGGTCACGGGGATCAACTTGGAGGAGGCCAAGGAGCTGGCAGCCGACGCGCTGGATTTCACTATCGTTTCCGACCGTTTCACCGACCTTCTGGTCGGGCGGCGTTTCACCGTCGAAGGCCCCCTGCTTGGGCGCTATCTCCTCGTCGAGGAAGTCGAAGAGACTCCGGAGAGTGCGTTCCTGGATGGCTACGAAGAATCAGTCGTGGAATTGCTCGCAGAACACAACTACGATGGGCCGGGGCTCACGGCTGCGTCCATCGAGGATCTCCCGCGCTCATCTGATGCCCACGCGGGCGGCGTTGGAGGCGACTGA
- a CDS encoding DUF4143 domain-containing protein, whose protein sequence is MHHRIETGDDPERFLYLPFDADPLYQLQSDEQLRRAVRYYESRVLGRIEADHPHFILIDDVHQIEHPNKPTIDGWGVPVTELLEDVPGRHVVLTASAGIQVERELESVAMPAEDYDIQPILPEKFRDYLFTLYPDLEEEDTRVSPTSLRTGENSLPAALQSGEIESLVAELRQKYEKVADVERRIQSQVVDYLAMGGTISYDLDGAAESAADLTVDDYAQLREDVRDALYQEVPGFESIQTIADLERLCALAARNRGAEPFRYQDLVELFDVDRRTIADSYLPALAELYLLTGVTEYDNSRPRSVRLYLRDTGLVTALADGDASTVRNDFDREADLARVAAFDHTMRFAYGINAIQGNDETPTVQYWRGREGEVDFVFEVDGTPVPIGLAYQSREREESLEAVREFKEAYDVPLGFILAGDTVRGRQPIEDLGEGIIQLPYWLYLLLC, encoded by the coding sequence ATTCACCATCGCATCGAGACTGGCGACGATCCGGAACGATTCCTCTATCTTCCATTCGACGCCGATCCGCTCTACCAACTCCAATCGGACGAACAGCTACGACGCGCAGTTCGGTACTACGAGAGCAGGGTTCTCGGCCGCATCGAAGCAGACCACCCACACTTCATCCTAATCGACGATGTTCACCAGATCGAGCATCCGAACAAGCCGACCATCGACGGGTGGGGCGTCCCCGTCACAGAATTGCTCGAGGACGTCCCGGGACGACACGTCGTCTTGACCGCCAGCGCCGGCATTCAAGTCGAACGGGAACTCGAAAGCGTCGCGATGCCGGCCGAAGACTACGATATCCAGCCCATTCTCCCTGAGAAGTTCCGGGACTACCTCTTCACGCTGTATCCAGATCTTGAGGAAGAAGACACTCGCGTGAGCCCCACCTCTCTGCGAACCGGGGAGAACAGCCTGCCAGCGGCTCTCCAGAGTGGCGAGATCGAGTCACTCGTCGCAGAGCTTCGACAGAAGTACGAGAAGGTTGCAGACGTCGAACGACGCATCCAGTCACAAGTCGTCGACTACCTCGCGATGGGCGGGACCATCAGCTACGACCTTGACGGCGCCGCCGAGTCGGCAGCGGACCTGACGGTGGATGACTACGCGCAGCTGCGCGAGGACGTTCGCGATGCCCTCTACCAGGAGGTTCCCGGCTTCGAATCGATTCAGACGATCGCAGATCTTGAACGCCTCTGCGCGCTCGCCGCCCGAAACCGGGGGGCTGAACCGTTCCGGTATCAGGATCTCGTCGAACTGTTCGACGTCGACCGGCGGACGATCGCCGATAGCTATCTTCCCGCGCTGGCAGAGCTGTACCTGTTGACCGGCGTTACCGAGTACGACAATAGCCGCCCCCGGTCGGTGCGACTCTACCTCCGTGACACAGGGCTGGTGACCGCGCTCGCCGACGGCGACGCCTCGACCGTCCGCAACGATTTTGACCGCGAGGCCGACCTAGCCCGCGTCGCGGCGTTCGACCACACGATGCGGTTCGCCTATGGGATCAACGCCATCCAGGGCAATGACGAGACGCCCACCGTCCAGTACTGGCGTGGGCGAGAGGGTGAGGTCGACTTCGTCTTCGAGGTGGACGGAACCCCTGTCCCGATCGGGCTAGCGTATCAGTCACGCGAGCGTGAGGAGTCACTCGAAGCCGTTCGAGAATTCAAAGAAGCGTACGACGTGCCACTTGGATTCATCCTCGCTGGTGATACGGTTCGAGGCAGACAACCTATTGAGGATCTCGGAGAGGGAATCATCCAACTTCCGTACTGGTTGTACTTGCTCCTATGCTAG